One stretch of Streptomyces sp. R21 DNA includes these proteins:
- a CDS encoding aminodeoxychorismate/anthranilate synthase component II, protein MSARILVVDNYDSFVFNLVQYLYQLGAECEVLRNDEVSTAHAQDGFDGVLLSPGPGAPEQAGVCIDMVRHCAATGVPVFGVCLGMQSMQVAYGGVVDRAPELLHGKTSLVEHEGKGVFAGLPSPFTATRYHSLAAEPATVPAELEVTARTHDGIIMGLRHRELPVEGVQFHPESVLTEHGHRMLANWLVECGDQGAVGRSTGLAPVVGRATA, encoded by the coding sequence GTGAGCGCACGGATTCTCGTCGTCGACAACTACGACAGCTTCGTCTTCAACCTGGTCCAGTACCTGTACCAGCTGGGCGCCGAGTGCGAGGTGCTGCGCAACGACGAGGTGTCGACGGCGCACGCCCAGGACGGCTTCGACGGCGTGCTGCTGTCGCCCGGTCCCGGCGCCCCCGAGCAGGCGGGCGTCTGCATCGACATGGTCCGGCACTGCGCCGCGACCGGCGTCCCTGTCTTCGGCGTCTGCCTGGGCATGCAGTCGATGCAGGTGGCGTACGGCGGTGTGGTCGACCGGGCGCCCGAGCTGCTGCACGGCAAGACCTCGCTCGTCGAGCACGAGGGCAAGGGCGTCTTCGCGGGCCTGCCCTCGCCCTTCACGGCTACGCGCTACCACTCCCTAGCCGCCGAGCCGGCGACCGTGCCGGCCGAGCTGGAGGTCACGGCCCGGACGCACGACGGGATCATCATGGGTCTCAGGCACCGCGAACTCCCGGTCGAGGGCGTGCAGTTCCATCCCGAGTCGGTGCTGACCGAGCACGGGCACCGGATGCTCGCCAACTGGCTGGTGGAGTGCGGCGACCAGGGCGCCGTCGGACGCTCGACGGGGCTCGCCCCGGTGGTGGGCAGGGCCACGGCGTGA
- a CDS encoding class E sortase, giving the protein MRVVVRTLSELCITVGTLIVLFVVYVLFWTGVRADGAMNHQIDVLQDQWAKRTAHPTATAAPGASAGPEVPAPYVGGKPFAIMYIPRLGFTWNKPVLENTAVSTLKKGLGHYANTAQLGQEGNFAVAGHRRTYGDPFVDFPKLRPGDAVVLTDGTTWFTYRIDKGPYKTVPTDVEVINPVPRKSGYTRAGRYLTLTTCDPEWGHSHRLIVWAHLDSTQPVDAGKPAALRR; this is encoded by the coding sequence GTGCGCGTCGTCGTCAGAACCCTCAGCGAACTCTGCATCACCGTGGGCACGCTGATCGTCCTCTTCGTCGTCTATGTGCTGTTCTGGACCGGCGTCCGGGCGGACGGCGCCATGAACCACCAGATCGACGTGCTGCAGGACCAGTGGGCCAAGCGGACGGCGCATCCCACGGCGACGGCCGCACCCGGCGCCTCGGCCGGACCAGAGGTGCCGGCGCCGTACGTCGGAGGCAAGCCTTTCGCGATCATGTACATCCCGCGGCTTGGTTTCACGTGGAACAAGCCCGTGCTGGAGAACACCGCCGTGAGCACCCTGAAGAAGGGGCTCGGCCACTACGCGAACACCGCCCAGCTGGGCCAGGAGGGCAACTTCGCGGTCGCCGGTCACCGGCGTACGTACGGCGATCCGTTCGTGGACTTCCCGAAGCTGCGGCCAGGTGACGCGGTCGTGCTGACCGACGGGACGACCTGGTTCACGTATCGGATCGACAAAGGCCCCTACAAAACAGTGCCCACGGACGTTGAGGTCATCAACCCTGTGCCACGTAAGTCGGGGTATACGCGCGCAGGCCGCTATCTCACGCTGACCACGTGCGATCCGGAGTGGGGTCACAGCCACCGGCTGATCGTCTGGGCGCACCTGGACTCCACACAGCCTGTGGACGCCGGGAAACCGGCGGCTCTGCGCCGTTAG
- a CDS encoding DUF881 domain-containing protein, which yields MSNSADSPGTGSSPARARRFRPVRLLTVAVFALAGLLFITSFNTAKGTNIRTDTSLLKLSDLIQERSHKNGQLDSSNGSLRDDVEALAGREDGSSKAEDAKLAALEKNAGTQKLKGKAVTVTLNDAPPNATAKLPGYPEPQPDYLVIHQQDLQAVVNALWQGGAKGIKVMDQRLISTSAVRCVGNTLILQGRVYSPPYKITAVGDPEKLQKALAASPAIQNYMVYVNVYGLGWKVTEDGTVTLPGYSGTVDLHYAQPVE from the coding sequence TTGAGCAATTCTGCCGACTCCCCCGGGACGGGTTCCAGTCCTGCCCGTGCGCGCCGTTTCCGGCCCGTACGGCTGCTCACCGTCGCTGTGTTCGCTCTCGCGGGACTCCTCTTCATCACGAGTTTCAACACGGCCAAAGGCACGAATATCCGCACGGACACGTCCTTGCTGAAGCTCTCCGACCTCATTCAGGAGCGCAGTCACAAGAACGGTCAGCTCGACTCGTCGAACGGATCGCTGCGCGACGACGTCGAGGCGCTCGCGGGCCGGGAGGACGGAAGTTCGAAGGCCGAGGACGCCAAACTCGCGGCGCTGGAGAAGAACGCGGGCACCCAGAAGCTCAAGGGCAAGGCCGTCACGGTCACCCTGAACGACGCCCCGCCGAACGCCACGGCCAAGCTGCCCGGCTATCCCGAGCCGCAGCCGGACTACCTGGTCATCCATCAGCAGGACCTTCAGGCGGTGGTGAACGCCCTGTGGCAGGGCGGTGCCAAGGGCATCAAGGTCATGGACCAGCGGCTGATCTCCACAAGTGCCGTGCGCTGCGTCGGCAACACCCTGATCCTCCAGGGCCGCGTCTACTCGCCCCCGTACAAGATCACCGCGGTGGGTGATCCGGAGAAGCTCCAGAAGGCCCTGGCGGCCTCTCCGGCGATCCAGAACTACATGGTGTACGTGAATGTGTACGGCCTCGGCTGGAAAGTCACCGAGGACGGGACGGTGACTCTGCCCGGCTACTCGGGCACAGTGGATCTGCACTACGCCCAGCCCGTGGAGTGA
- the crgA gene encoding cell division protein CrgA, which translates to MPKSRIRKKADYTPPPAKQATAIKLTSRGWVAPVMLAMFLIGLAWIVVFYVTDGSLPIDALDNWNIVVGFGFIAAGFGVSTQWK; encoded by the coding sequence GTGCCGAAGTCACGTATCCGCAAGAAGGCCGACTACACGCCGCCCCCGGCGAAGCAGGCGACCGCCATCAAACTGACCAGCCGCGGCTGGGTCGCGCCGGTCATGCTGGCCATGTTCCTCATCGGCCTCGCCTGGATCGTCGTCTTCTATGTGACGGACGGCTCGCTGCCGATCGACGCACTCGACAACTGGAACATCGTGGTCGGCTTCGGCTTCATCGCCGCTGGGTTCGGCGTTTCCACGCAGTGGAAGTAG
- a CDS encoding rhomboid family intramembrane serine protease, translating to MDQAPGSPQGPQGPQNQGSQDACYRHPDRETGIRCTRCERPICPECMISASVGFQCPECVRTGSGTGHAPTANQPRTLAGGTITRDPRLLTKILIGINLAVFLVQLSLGDRFTHRFDLIGRAYVPILGSLEGVAEGQWYRLLTSMFLHASFVHILFNMLSLWWIGGPLEAALGRARYLTLYFVAGLAGSGLTYLLAASNQPSLGASGAIFGLFGATAVLMRRLNYDMRPIIGLLVINMIFTFSPAFNIAWQAHVGGLVGGVVIGYAMVHAPREKRTLIQYGTCALVLAAVVVATLVRTAQLT from the coding sequence ATGGACCAGGCGCCAGGCAGCCCGCAGGGCCCGCAAGGCCCGCAGAATCAGGGATCGCAGGATGCCTGCTACCGGCACCCGGACCGCGAGACCGGCATCCGCTGCACCCGCTGCGAACGACCGATCTGCCCCGAGTGCATGATCAGCGCCTCCGTCGGCTTCCAGTGCCCCGAATGCGTCCGCACCGGCTCCGGCACGGGACACGCGCCGACCGCCAACCAGCCCCGCACCCTCGCGGGCGGCACGATCACCAGGGACCCCAGGCTCCTCACGAAGATCCTGATCGGGATCAACCTCGCCGTCTTCCTGGTCCAGCTCTCCCTGGGCGACCGCTTCACGCACCGCTTCGACCTCATCGGCCGCGCGTACGTCCCGATCCTCGGCTCACTCGAAGGCGTCGCCGAAGGCCAGTGGTACCGACTGCTGACGTCGATGTTCCTGCACGCCAGCTTCGTCCACATCCTCTTCAACATGCTCAGCCTGTGGTGGATCGGCGGCCCCCTCGAAGCCGCCCTCGGACGCGCCCGCTACCTCACGCTCTACTTCGTCGCGGGCCTCGCCGGCAGCGGGCTCACCTACCTCCTCGCCGCCTCGAACCAGCCGTCGCTCGGCGCCTCCGGCGCCATCTTCGGCCTCTTCGGCGCCACCGCTGTCCTGATGCGCCGGCTCAACTACGACATGCGCCCGATCATCGGCCTGCTGGTGATCAACATGATCTTCACCTTCAGCCCGGCCTTCAACATCGCCTGGCAGGCCCACGTCGGCGGCCTCGTCGGCGGTGTCGTCATCGGCTACGCCATGGTCCACGCCCCGCGCGAGAAGCGGACGCTGATCCAGTACGGCACCTGCGCGCTGGTCCTGGCAGCGGTCGTTGTCGCGACGCTGGTCAGGACCGCTCAGCTCACCTGA
- a CDS encoding peptidylprolyl isomerase, with protein sequence MAEQLYATLKTNQGDIEIRLLPNHAPKTVRNFVELAQGEREWVNPETGVKSSDRLYDGTVFHRVISGFMIQGGDPLGNGTGGPGYQFEDEFHPDLRFDKPYLLAMANAGPGTNGSQFFITVSPTAWLTRKHTIFGEITDKVSQKVVDDIAGVPTNPRTDRPVDDVVIESVVVEKRQG encoded by the coding sequence GTGGCCGAGCAGCTTTACGCCACCCTGAAGACCAACCAAGGCGACATCGAGATCCGGCTTCTGCCGAACCACGCGCCCAAGACGGTCAGGAACTTCGTCGAGCTCGCCCAGGGCGAGCGCGAGTGGGTCAACCCGGAGACGGGCGTGAAGTCCAGCGACAGGCTCTACGACGGCACGGTCTTCCACCGGGTGATCAGCGGCTTCATGATCCAGGGCGGTGACCCGCTGGGCAACGGCACCGGCGGCCCCGGCTACCAGTTCGAGGACGAGTTCCACCCGGACCTGCGCTTCGACAAGCCCTACCTGCTGGCCATGGCCAACGCGGGACCGGGCACCAACGGCTCGCAGTTCTTCATCACCGTCTCCCCGACGGCCTGGCTCACCCGCAAGCACACCATCTTCGGCGAGATCACCGACAAGGTCAGCCAGAAGGTCGTGGACGACATCGCGGGCGTGCCCACCAACCCGCGCACCGACCGCCCTGTCGACGACGTCGTCATCGAGTCGGTCGTCGTCGAGAAGCGCCAGGGCTGA
- a CDS encoding DUF5324 family protein → MTRIDSVRAATGSAKDSVLHAAEVVAPYADTAKDKASQYAHEARVRLAPKVSQAAEQARVQYDARLAPRLEQARTHVPPKVDQAAHEAAVRTRKAARQAADYSKPRIEQAVAAAGPVRDEAAARSVAALAALRGQISPKEIQKLARKHERRARAGRIAKGLAVLGILTAGAFAAWKWWDKQANPDWLVEPPAATEVPETGRLTSVDGSGQSVLDPEVQAKEAEEEASERDEHR, encoded by the coding sequence GTGACCCGCATCGACAGCGTGCGCGCCGCGACAGGCTCGGCGAAGGACAGCGTCCTGCACGCCGCGGAAGTGGTGGCGCCCTACGCCGACACGGCCAAGGACAAGGCCTCGCAGTATGCGCACGAAGCGCGCGTTCGGCTCGCGCCGAAGGTGTCGCAGGCTGCTGAACAGGCCCGTGTGCAGTACGACGCCCGGCTCGCCCCGCGTCTTGAGCAGGCTCGTACCCATGTGCCGCCGAAGGTCGACCAGGCTGCCCACGAGGCAGCCGTCCGTACCCGAAAGGCGGCCCGGCAGGCCGCCGACTACTCCAAGCCCAGGATCGAGCAGGCGGTGGCGGCCGCCGGGCCCGTGCGGGACGAGGCCGCGGCGCGCAGTGTGGCGGCTCTGGCCGCGCTGCGCGGGCAGATCTCGCCCAAGGAGATCCAGAAGCTGGCCCGGAAGCACGAGCGGCGGGCGAGGGCCGGCCGTATCGCCAAGGGTCTTGCGGTTCTGGGGATTCTGACGGCTGGTGCGTTCGCCGCCTGGAAGTGGTGGGACAAGCAGGCCAACCCCGACTGGCTGGTCGAGCCGCCCGCCGCGACGGAGGTGCCGGAGACGGGTCGTCTGACGTCTGTCGACGGCAGTGGTCAGTCCGTCCTGGACCCGGAGGTCCAGGCGAAGGAGGCTGAGGAAGAGGCGTCGGAGCGCGACGAACACCGCTGA